A window of the Candidatus Liberibacter solanacearum CLso-ZC1 genome harbors these coding sequences:
- the ftsA gene encoding cell division protein FtsA: MSIFTIPFDSQYISGLSSHRTYIISVLDIGSTKTVCMIGKLFPKKATDLLPGTTHQIEIIGIGCQQSQGVKMGSIVDLDAVERVVRQVVDSAEQMAGCIVDSLLVNVSSGHLESSRHYVEMKIGWREVKKSDIHTLIKYSKRYSCGQNRTLLHSMVSDYSLDGKSGIKSPISMFGEKVGVDMHMVSVEKSALRNLEVAINRSHLSVAKMVASPYASGLAVLVDDEFDLGCIVIDMGGGTTKIAVFNEGKLVYTDMIAIGGSHVTNDLARGLSISRENAERLKVMHASVIPSLADEHDILSIPAIVDDDQNNPVQASRAMISRIVRARIEEIFELISGRIHKSGFGSLAGKRIVLTGGASQLIGLQEMIRQMVRSNVRIGKPMGIAGLPFSARGAAFSTAIGLMLYPQLVAKEVDYIGEDYSFFRWDKKRFLY; the protein is encoded by the coding sequence ATTATTTCAGTATTAGATATTGGCTCTACAAAAACTGTATGTATGATAGGCAAGCTTTTCCCTAAAAAGGCAACGGATCTTTTACCAGGAACAACCCATCAAATTGAAATTATTGGCATTGGATGTCAGCAATCACAGGGTGTTAAAATGGGTTCGATCGTTGATCTTGATGCTGTCGAACGAGTTGTACGTCAAGTTGTTGACTCTGCAGAACAGATGGCAGGATGCATAGTTGATAGTCTTTTGGTTAATGTTTCTTCTGGACATTTGGAATCTAGCCGACATTATGTTGAAATGAAAATAGGATGGAGAGAAGTTAAAAAATCAGACATTCATACTCTTATAAAATATTCTAAACGCTATTCATGTGGGCAAAATCGTACCTTACTACATTCTATGGTGAGTGATTATTCTTTGGATGGAAAATCAGGTATCAAATCTCCTATATCGATGTTTGGTGAAAAAGTAGGTGTGGATATGCATATGGTATCGGTAGAAAAGTCTGCGCTTAGAAACCTAGAGGTGGCTATTAATCGATCTCATCTTTCCGTTGCCAAGATGGTTGCATCGCCTTATGCCAGTGGTTTGGCTGTTCTTGTAGATGATGAATTTGATTTAGGTTGTATCGTTATTGATATGGGGGGTGGAACGACGAAGATAGCAGTTTTTAACGAAGGAAAATTAGTTTATACTGATATGATTGCTATCGGAGGATCTCACGTTACCAATGATTTAGCACGAGGATTATCTATATCTCGGGAGAATGCTGAGCGTCTTAAGGTTATGCATGCTAGTGTGATTCCTAGTTTGGCAGATGAACATGATATTTTATCTATTCCTGCTATTGTTGATGATGATCAGAATAATCCCGTTCAAGCTTCGAGAGCAATGATTTCTCGGATTGTGCGGGCGCGTATTGAAGAAATCTTTGAATTAATAAGCGGGCGTATTCACAAATCTGGTTTTGGTTCTTTGGCAGGCAAACGTATCGTCTTGACAGGGGGGGCTAGCCAATTAATTGGCTTACAAGAGATGATTAGGCAAATGGTGCGTTCTAATGTGCGAATAGGAAAGCCTATGGGCATTGCAGGATTGCCATTTTCAGCTAGGGGAGCCGCTTTTTCAACGGCTATAGGATTAATGTTATATCCACAGTTGGTTGCAAAAGAAGTTGATTATATAGGAGAAGATTATTCTTTTTTTAGGTGGGATAAAAAAAGATTCCTTTATTAG
- the ftsZ gene encoding cell division protein FtsZ has translation MVEKHSNVDITELKPRITVFGVGGGGGNAVNNMVSSGLQGVNFIVANTDAQALTMSKADRIIQLGTGITAGLGAGSHPEVGRAAAEECIDEITNILEKTHMCFVTAGMGGGTGTGAAPIIAKIARNKGVLTVGVVTKPFHFEGSRRMRVAEAGIEALQETVDTLIVIPNQNLFRIATDKTTFVDAFSMADQVLYSGVSCITDLMIREGLINLDFADVRSVMRNMGRAMMGTGEASGHGRGIQAAEAAVANPLLDEASMKGSQGLLISITGGSDLTLFEVDEAATRIREEVDSEANIILGATFDEALEGVIRVSVVATGIDNRFHRDKDDDDQKNSLDSENEPFENSKLFNIASRKLTNDHHVAHDNEVVKDSSLIQNKEMMDNINHDKTDVSVKEGEKDFFINEDIIPESSNPHRHVPKISIEENYPIEERGVMALIKRIAHSFGLREDISTKRDSAPLKDKATVSNLKEKIVSSPQDSEENVHVQSKSPFNHEKDQLEIPAFLRRQSH, from the coding sequence ATGGTGGAAAAACACTCTAATGTGGATATAACTGAATTGAAACCTCGGATAACTGTATTTGGTGTAGGCGGCGGTGGCGGAAACGCTGTTAATAATATGGTTTCATCAGGACTCCAAGGAGTTAATTTTATTGTGGCTAATACTGATGCACAGGCTTTGACAATGTCAAAAGCTGATCGGATCATTCAGCTTGGAACTGGAATTACGGCAGGTTTAGGGGCAGGATCTCATCCTGAAGTTGGTCGCGCCGCTGCAGAAGAATGTATTGATGAAATTACCAATATTTTAGAAAAAACGCATATGTGTTTTGTCACCGCTGGCATGGGAGGTGGTACAGGTACAGGAGCGGCACCAATTATTGCCAAAATAGCACGCAATAAAGGGGTTTTAACTGTTGGTGTTGTTACGAAGCCTTTTCACTTTGAAGGTTCTCGGCGTATGCGTGTAGCAGAAGCGGGGATAGAAGCATTGCAAGAAACAGTTGATACGTTGATTGTTATTCCTAATCAAAATTTATTTCGAATTGCGACTGATAAAACAACATTTGTCGATGCTTTTTCTATGGCAGATCAAGTTCTTTATTCGGGTGTTTCTTGTATTACGGATCTTATGATTAGAGAAGGTTTGATTAATCTTGATTTTGCCGACGTTCGTTCGGTCATGCGCAATATGGGACGCGCTATGATGGGAACAGGAGAAGCTTCTGGTCATGGACGTGGTATACAGGCTGCTGAGGCAGCAGTGGCTAATCCATTGCTTGATGAAGCCTCGATGAAGGGATCGCAAGGATTGTTGATTTCAATTACAGGTGGGAGTGATCTTACATTATTTGAAGTTGATGAAGCTGCGACACGTATTCGAGAAGAGGTCGATTCTGAAGCAAATATTATTCTTGGTGCTACATTTGATGAGGCTCTTGAAGGCGTCATCCGTGTATCTGTTGTTGCGACGGGAATAGACAATCGTTTTCATAGAGATAAAGATGATGATGATCAAAAAAACTCTCTTGATTCAGAGAATGAACCTTTTGAAAACTCAAAACTATTCAATATTGCCTCTCGTAAATTGACGAATGATCATCATGTTGCGCATGATAATGAAGTCGTTAAGGATTCTAGTCTAATCCAAAATAAAGAAATGATGGATAATATTAATCATGATAAAACAGATGTTTCTGTAAAAGAGGGGGAGAAAGATTTTTTTATTAATGAAGATATTATCCCCGAATCTTCTAATCCACATCGGCATGTTCCTAAAATATCTATAGAGGAAAATTATCCTATAGAAGAGCGGGGTGTTATGGCATTAATAAAACGTATTGCGCACTCTTTTGGTTTGCGTGAAGATATATCTACGAAGAGGGATTCTGCGCCTTTAAAAGATAAGGCTACGGTTTCTAACTTGAAAGAGAAGATTGTTTCTTCTCCTCAAGATTCAGAAGAGAATGTTCATGTACAATCAAAATCACCTTTCAATCATGAAAAAGATCAATTAGAAATACCTGCTTTTTTACGTCGTCAGTCTCATTAA
- the lpxC gene encoding UDP-3-O-acyl-N-acetylglucosamine deacetylase translates to MLQNNQLLELQHTIADSITITGIGVHFGRSISLKLHPATEGVGILFKLVQSGKVCDSVLASWSNVVGTNLSTILGSSSYKIHTTEHLMAALHAYGIDNVIIEMDESEVPIMDGSALAFVEGIERVGIKALQAKRRFMRILKPVRVKNGDSWAEFIPCDTARFEISIQFKSKLIGFQKWEGNLTKQVFRDEICAARTFGFLQDVDQYRQAGYALGSSLENSIVISADDQIINDEGLRYSGEEFVRHKTLDAIGDIALSGNRLIGCYRSHRVSHKINYMALCALFADKNAYEIVEDYVYPDK, encoded by the coding sequence ATGTTGCAAAATAATCAATTGTTGGAATTACAGCATACGATTGCAGATTCCATAACAATCACGGGCATAGGAGTCCATTTTGGTAGAAGTATTTCTTTAAAGTTACACCCTGCAACAGAAGGGGTGGGAATATTATTTAAGCTTGTACAATCAGGAAAAGTCTGTGATTCTGTATTGGCATCGTGGAGTAATGTTGTTGGAACGAATTTAAGCACTATTTTAGGATCAAGTTCTTACAAGATTCATACAACGGAACATTTAATGGCAGCATTACATGCTTATGGCATTGATAATGTTATCATTGAAATGGATGAATCAGAAGTTCCGATTATGGACGGGAGTGCCCTTGCTTTTGTAGAAGGCATAGAGCGTGTTGGAATCAAAGCATTACAAGCCAAGCGTCGTTTTATGCGTATTCTTAAGCCTGTTCGAGTTAAAAATGGTGATTCTTGGGCAGAGTTTATCCCTTGTGATACTGCTCGTTTTGAAATTTCTATTCAATTTAAGAGTAAGCTCATAGGTTTTCAGAAATGGGAAGGAAATTTAACAAAACAAGTTTTTCGGGATGAGATTTGTGCTGCTCGTACATTTGGTTTTTTGCAAGATGTTGATCAATATAGGCAAGCTGGTTATGCATTAGGTTCCTCTTTGGAAAATAGCATCGTTATTTCTGCCGATGACCAAATTATTAATGATGAAGGATTGCGTTATTCAGGGGAAGAGTTTGTTCGTCATAAAACACTGGATGCAATTGGTGATATAGCATTATCTGGAAATCGGTTGATAGGTTGCTATCGTTCGCATCGGGTCAGTCATAAAATAAATTATATGGCTTTATGTGCTCTCTTTGCGGATAAGAATGCTTATGAAATCGTTGAGGATTATGTATATCCAGATAAATAG
- a CDS encoding outer membrane protein assembly factor BamD has translation MASCKHQNQPSQNFIFPSISDKKYQRNLYEKAVELLENKNFEKASKEFYSFSKELPFNDVARKALLMSAFAKYKTKKYLSSASLGEEYIAQYPNSEDIDYVYYLVGMSYAQKIRNVSYDQHPTQSMVQYMSEILEKYPKSPYSKGAQFYLSIGRNQLAGQEMYVGRYYLKNKEYVSAILRFQLVIANYFDTEQVEEAMARLVEAYFMLGLVDEATSMASVIQQKYPKGLWSDYVSDLVQLNK, from the coding sequence TTGGCAAGTTGTAAACATCAGAATCAACCTTCTCAAAATTTTATTTTTCCTAGTATTTCAGATAAGAAATATCAGCGTAATCTTTATGAAAAAGCAGTAGAATTATTAGAAAATAAGAATTTTGAAAAAGCTTCTAAAGAGTTTTATTCATTTTCAAAGGAATTGCCCTTTAATGATGTCGCACGTAAAGCTTTATTGATGTCTGCTTTTGCCAAGTATAAGACGAAAAAATATTTGTCATCTGCATCGCTTGGCGAAGAATATATTGCTCAATATCCTAATTCAGAAGATATAGACTATGTCTATTATCTTGTGGGCATGTCTTATGCGCAGAAGATTCGTAATGTATCGTATGATCAACACCCTACACAATCAATGGTACAATATATGAGTGAAATTTTGGAAAAATATCCAAAATCTCCTTATTCCAAAGGTGCTCAATTTTATCTGAGTATTGGAAGGAATCAATTAGCGGGTCAAGAAATGTATGTGGGGCGCTACTATCTTAAAAATAAAGAATATGTATCTGCCATTTTACGGTTTCAATTGGTTATTGCAAATTATTTTGATACAGAACAGGTGGAAGAGGCAATGGCTAGGCTTGTAGAAGCATATTTTATGCTTGGATTAGTTGATGAGGCAACCAGTATGGCATCTGTGATTCAACAAAAATATCCTAAGGGATTATGGTCTGATTATGTTAGTGATCTTGTGCAATTGAATAAATAA